One window of Bacillus alkalicellulosilyticus genomic DNA carries:
- a CDS encoding IucA/IucC family protein — MITDIQLDKEEKKVDAFIKHKYPELHRTYNEVLPTARFMIMERLVNALLREGFTDRDDVLRQLNDNGYIELSVEDGIIHIPIARTYSYNRFELKGTVSWENSINSSIEITHPRDLVNQLERYFTKQGEPYPNATAFLEELSNSVANMGLVLLFQKMMQNEWKEKSRRYNWQTTIELVQDLAKQDELFDPTLFFEQLCVTGHQLHPGTKAKTGLSYEELVQYSGEFGNVIHLNFVAIHKDVCYHNPILHTDTFHSFWFAEYPELEQAFLKCCEHPKEYMIVPVHPWQYEHTLKELYPNEIENKDILFIPYSIEAIPTLSVRTVGLRTKEKKYHIKLPINIQMTSAVRTISPNSIHNGPELSQIAKVILVKESELSQHFHVIGEDSGLRFISKLEHDNNAFHRNKNLSMLLRKNPTSLLEEGEVAMVACALYNEAPLSEQLLLYEMIEHYNQRVQSFTEEESVLDFFTKYIAVLLSGVLPFMTRYGIGLEAHLQNTLVVFRDYEPVKVIVRDLGGVRVNTTRLEKQGIKGRFYPGSATIGTEDSEMQNKVIHTVFQSQIGELTMHLARRYSVTEEELWEKVKTICLAIFSKLKEDDTIAKEVDKDMSILLGETVKTKALTRMRLTNDVTDYAYISVPNPLCR; from the coding sequence ATGATAACCGACATTCAGTTAGATAAAGAAGAGAAAAAGGTGGATGCCTTTATAAAACATAAGTATCCAGAGCTGCATCGTACATATAACGAAGTCCTTCCAACGGCTCGATTTATGATTATGGAAAGGCTTGTCAATGCGTTGTTACGTGAGGGCTTTACAGATAGAGACGATGTCTTAAGACAGCTGAATGACAACGGGTACATTGAGCTTTCGGTTGAAGATGGAATAATTCACATCCCGATTGCACGTACATATAGCTATAACCGCTTTGAATTAAAAGGTACTGTCTCCTGGGAGAATTCTATCAATTCGTCTATAGAAATTACTCACCCAAGGGATTTAGTCAATCAATTAGAGCGCTACTTTACAAAACAAGGAGAGCCTTATCCAAATGCGACAGCTTTTTTAGAAGAACTGTCTAACAGCGTTGCCAACATGGGCCTCGTTCTTTTATTTCAAAAAATGATGCAGAATGAATGGAAGGAAAAAAGCCGTCGATATAATTGGCAAACAACAATAGAGCTTGTACAGGACTTGGCAAAGCAAGATGAACTGTTTGATCCAACGCTGTTCTTTGAACAGTTGTGTGTGACGGGCCATCAGCTTCATCCAGGAACAAAGGCGAAAACAGGATTAAGCTATGAAGAATTGGTTCAATACTCAGGAGAATTTGGTAACGTCATTCATTTGAACTTTGTTGCTATCCACAAGGACGTTTGTTATCACAATCCTATACTACATACAGATACATTCCATTCATTTTGGTTTGCGGAATATCCTGAACTAGAACAGGCATTTTTAAAGTGTTGTGAACACCCGAAAGAGTATATGATTGTTCCTGTCCACCCTTGGCAGTACGAACATACATTGAAAGAGCTTTACCCAAATGAAATCGAAAACAAAGACATTCTGTTTATCCCCTATTCCATTGAAGCCATACCAACGTTATCTGTTCGTACTGTTGGCTTACGAACAAAAGAAAAGAAGTATCATATTAAGCTACCGATTAATATCCAAATGACAAGTGCTGTGCGGACTATCTCGCCAAACTCGATTCATAATGGACCCGAGTTGTCGCAGATAGCAAAAGTCATTTTAGTAAAAGAAAGTGAGCTGTCGCAACACTTCCACGTCATTGGAGAAGACAGTGGGCTTCGTTTTATTTCGAAGCTCGAACATGACAACAATGCTTTTCATCGAAATAAAAATTTATCAATGTTACTGAGAAAGAACCCAACCTCACTGTTAGAAGAAGGTGAGGTAGCGATGGTAGCTTGTGCGCTGTACAATGAAGCTCCATTGTCTGAGCAACTGCTTTTATATGAAATGATTGAACACTATAATCAACGAGTTCAATCCTTTACAGAAGAAGAATCGGTCCTCGATTTTTTTACAAAATATATAGCTGTTCTTCTTTCAGGTGTTCTTCCGTTTATGACTCGTTATGGCATCGGGTTAGAAGCGCACTTGCAAAATACGTTGGTTGTTTTTCGAGACTATGAACCTGTTAAAGTTATCGTTCGAGACCTCGGTGGAGTTCGGGTAAATACAACGCGACTAGAAAAGCAAGGCATTAAAGGTCGCTTTTATCCTGGTTCCGCAACGATAGGCACGGAAGATTCGGAAATGCAAAACAAGGTCATCCACACCGTCTTTCAAAGTCAAATCGGCGAATTAACGATGCATCTAGCTAGACGTTATTCTGTAACAGAAGAAGAGCTATGGGAAAAAGTGAAAACGATTTGTCTAGCTATTTTCTCTAAACTAAAAGAGGATGATACGATAGCTAAAGAAGTCGATAAGGACATGAGTATTCTCCTTGGAGAGACGGTCAAAACAAAAGCATTAACTAGGATGAGATTAACGAATGATGTGACAGATTATGCATATATAAGCGTACCCAACCCTCTTTGTAGGTAA